The Candidatus Sphingomonas colombiensis genome contains the following window.
GAATTTGCCGGGGCGCTTCAGGCCGCGCTCGCGCAGCGTGATATCGCCGTCGAGATTGCGTGCAACGCGGCCGATGCGACCTACCTTCTCTCCACCACTTTGTTTGCCGCGATCATCCTCGATCTTGGTTTGCCGGACGAGGAGGGGACAATGCTCGTCCGCCGCTGGCGTGCCGCGGGGCATAGCGAGCCGATCCTCGTGGTAAGCGGGCATGACGAGGTGGCGAAGCGCGTATCCGCATTGCGCGCCGGCGCCGACGACTATCTGGTCAAACCGTTTTTCGTCGACGAACTGCACGCGCGCATCGATGCCATCGTGCGCCGCCGCGATGGCTTTCCCGACCCGTCGATCCACGCCGGGGCGCTGGTCTTCGATACAATGTCACGGCAATTGTCGATCGACGGCGCACCCATCGAGCTTTCCTCGCGCGAGGCGGATATCGTGGAAATCCTGATCCGTCGCAGCAACCGGGCGACCCCGCGCCGGCTACTGGAGGATCAGTTGTTTGGATCGGGCGATGGCGTCACGTCCAACGCTCTCGAAGTCTATGTCTATCGTTTGCGGCGCAAGATCGAGGCGCCGGGTGGCGTATCGATCCGCACGTTACGCGGGATCGGATACATGCTGGTCGCCAATTGACCGTCAGAGAAGCAGGATCGCTTCGGCGCCGGCACGTTGGCCGCCTAGGAACACGGACGGAAATGCTTCCCCTTCCTCCTCGCGCCCCGGTGCATCGAGCAGACCGCTGGCGA
Protein-coding sequences here:
- a CDS encoding response regulator: MRLLLVDDDDEFAGALQAALAQRDIAVEIACNAADATYLLSTTLFAAIILDLGLPDEEGTMLVRRWRAAGHSEPILVVSGHDEVAKRVSALRAGADDYLVKPFFVDELHARIDAIVRRRDGFPDPSIHAGALVFDTMSRQLSIDGAPIELSSREADIVEILIRRSNRATPRRLLEDQLFGSGDGVTSNALEVYVYRLRRKIEAPGGVSIRTLRGIGYMLVAN